In Pelosinus sp. IPA-1, a single window of DNA contains:
- a CDS encoding metallophosphoesterase, whose protein sequence is MRIGVISDTHGDRASIKQAVKVVPNADMWLHAGDYSQDAAYLASLVDVPVYAAKGNCDGQTSAKIDEFVEAAGKKIWITHGHRYSVKQGAGDLIEWGRQYEVDIIIYGHTHIPDQLWCEGLLIFNPGSAAEPRVGSGTCGVIEITNEGKIREQIIEIEL, encoded by the coding sequence ATGAGAATAGGGGTCATCAGTGATACCCATGGTGACCGAGCATCGATCAAACAAGCGGTTAAGGTAGTTCCGAATGCCGATATGTGGTTACATGCTGGTGATTATAGTCAGGATGCAGCATATTTAGCTAGTCTAGTAGATGTTCCTGTATATGCTGCAAAAGGAAATTGTGATGGGCAGACTTCCGCAAAAATCGATGAGTTTGTAGAAGCTGCAGGTAAGAAAATTTGGATTACCCATGGACATCGTTATAGTGTCAAACAAGGTGCGGGTGATTTAATAGAATGGGGTAGACAGTATGAGGTGGACATTATTATCTATGGACATACTCATATACCAGATCAGCTTTGGTGTGAAGGTTTACTAATTTTTAACCCAGGTAGTGCCGCTGAGCCACGTGTAGGTTCTGGGACTTGTGGTGTTATAGAAATTACTAATGAGGGTAAAATAAGGGAACAAATTATTGAAATTGAGTTATAA
- the glmS gene encoding methylaspartate mutase subunit S — protein sequence MENSKVKVVLGVIGADCHAVGNKILNYALNAAGFEVINLGVLVPQEEFVNAAIETDAKAILVASLYGHGEIDCRGLKDRCREAGLGDILLYVGGNLVVGKTDFTEVHNKFIEMGYDRVYEPGILPDQVVIDLKNDLGM from the coding sequence ATGGAAAACAGTAAAGTTAAAGTGGTTTTGGGAGTTATTGGAGCCGATTGTCACGCTGTGGGTAACAAAATTTTAAATTATGCGTTAAATGCCGCAGGATTTGAAGTAATCAATTTAGGGGTACTCGTGCCACAAGAAGAGTTTGTAAATGCCGCTATTGAAACAGATGCAAAGGCTATTTTAGTAGCATCTCTTTATGGACATGGAGAAATTGATTGCCGTGGATTAAAAGATCGTTGTCGCGAGGCTGGTCTAGGCGATATTCTCTTGTATGTTGGTGGTAATTTGGTAGTTGGTAAAACTGATTTTACTGAAGTACACAATAAATTTATTGAAATGGGTTATGACAGAGTATATGAACCAGGCATACTTCCAGATCAAGTCGTGATTGATTTAAAGAATGATTTAGGTATGTAA
- a CDS encoding XTP/dITP diphosphatase — MKEIVVATTNKGKIAEIELALAKLPVKIVALSDFKGIPEAVETGDSFVANAKLKAEHYAFYTKKACLADDSGLEVDALDGAPGIYSARYAGEDADDAMNNQKLLAELAGVPSNKRSARFRCVLAFADTDGMIITVDGSKEGVIGQEMRGAEGFGYDPLFFMPEMGKTMAECSKTEKNKISHRGEALKGMASRLEEYLK, encoded by the coding sequence ATGAAGGAAATAGTGGTGGCAACGACCAATAAAGGCAAAATAGCTGAGATTGAATTGGCGTTGGCCAAGTTACCAGTCAAAATAGTAGCACTAAGTGATTTTAAGGGTATACCTGAAGCAGTGGAAACTGGTGATAGTTTTGTTGCAAATGCTAAGCTGAAAGCAGAGCATTACGCTTTTTATACTAAAAAAGCTTGTTTGGCCGATGATTCTGGATTAGAAGTAGATGCCTTAGATGGAGCGCCAGGTATTTACTCCGCACGTTATGCTGGAGAAGACGCAGATGATGCGATGAATAATCAAAAATTACTAGCAGAATTAGCAGGTGTTCCAAGCAATAAGCGGAGTGCTAGGTTTCGCTGTGTTTTGGCTTTTGCAGATACAGATGGAATGATTATCACTGTTGATGGCAGTAAAGAAGGGGTTATTGGTCAAGAGATGCGGGGGGCAGAGGGCTTTGGTTATGATCCATTGTTTTTCATGCCTGAAATGGGAAAAACAATGGCGGAATGTTCAAAAACTGAAAAAAATAAGATTAGCCATCGAGGAGAGGCTTTAAAAGGTATGGCTAGTAGACTAGAGGAGTATTTAAAATGA
- a CDS encoding cation:dicarboxylase symporter family transporter produces the protein MEKGKKGIGLTTQIFIALILGIVFGYVFPTYGQALKPVGDAFIRMIKMIVVPLIFSSLIMGIAGTGDFKKLGRLGAKAIIWFEVATTLALFVGMFVANTFHPGVGVALATGTDVSSAAAAAKKTISMVDMFVNIVPTNIVDAMGRGDMLQIILFSTFFGVAAAHMGAKGKPVVDLAISVAEIMFKFTWYVMKLAPLGVFALIAFTVGKFGLGMLIPLAKLIGSLYFALVLFIVLLLACASLIIRMNFFQLLRAIKEPILIAFSTASSEAALPIAMEKLEQFGVPKHIVTFVLPTGYTFNLDGSTLYSALAVIFIAQVYNIDFPMSTQLVMLVTLMMSTKGIAAVPGASLIVIAGTAAAFGLPVEGIGIILGVDRILDMARTACNLIGNCVAAVVVARWENELPDEVLKVAYAKNYDE, from the coding sequence ATGGAAAAAGGTAAAAAGGGTATAGGTCTTACAACTCAAATTTTTATCGCTCTTATTCTAGGTATTGTTTTCGGTTATGTTTTCCCTACCTATGGCCAAGCATTAAAACCAGTTGGTGACGCATTCATCCGTATGATCAAGATGATTGTTGTACCTCTAATCTTCAGTTCTTTAATCATGGGTATCGCAGGTACTGGTGACTTTAAAAAACTGGGCCGTTTAGGTGCAAAAGCGATTATCTGGTTTGAAGTAGCAACTACACTGGCATTATTTGTTGGTATGTTTGTTGCAAATACTTTCCATCCGGGTGTTGGTGTTGCTCTTGCTACTGGTACTGATGTTAGCAGCGCTGCAGCAGCAGCCAAGAAAACTATTAGTATGGTGGACATGTTCGTTAACATTGTTCCAACTAATATTGTTGATGCAATGGGTCGCGGTGATATGCTCCAAATCATCTTATTCTCTACTTTCTTTGGCGTAGCGGCAGCTCACATGGGAGCAAAAGGCAAACCAGTAGTTGATCTTGCGATCAGCGTAGCTGAAATTATGTTTAAATTTACTTGGTATGTAATGAAGTTAGCTCCTCTTGGCGTATTTGCCTTAATCGCATTTACAGTTGGTAAATTTGGTTTAGGTATGCTGATTCCTCTAGCTAAACTCATCGGATCTTTATATTTCGCTTTAGTATTGTTTATTGTTCTACTGTTAGCGTGTGCTTCTCTTATCATTCGGATGAATTTCTTCCAGCTGTTAAGAGCAATTAAAGAACCAATCTTGATTGCCTTCTCTACTGCATCTAGTGAAGCAGCGTTACCGATTGCTATGGAAAAACTAGAACAGTTTGGTGTTCCTAAACATATCGTTACTTTCGTATTACCTACAGGATATACTTTTAATTTAGATGGCTCTACATTATATAGTGCGTTGGCAGTTATCTTTATTGCCCAAGTATATAATATTGATTTCCCAATGTCTACTCAGCTAGTTATGTTAGTCACTCTTATGATGTCAACAAAAGGTATTGCAGCAGTACCTGGTGCATCCCTCATTGTTATTGCTGGAACAGCCGCAGCCTTTGGTCTACCAGTAGAAGGTATTGGTATTATCCTTGGTGTTGACCGTATTCTTGATATGGCTCGTACAGCTTGTAACTTAATTGGTAACTGTGTAGCTGCAGTTGTTGTAGCTCGCTGGGAAAATGAATTACCTGATGAAGTTCTCAAAGTAGCTTATGCAAAAAATTATGACGAATAA
- a CDS encoding type II asparaginase, giving the protein MNKRILGIFITLCLLVFSFQAVAFAAETQAKPNIVILATGGTIAGAGVTSTTTVGYTAAVTPVDKLISNVPELTKVANVSGEQVAQIASESMTMDIWLTLAKRVNQLLAQDNVDGIVITHGTDTLEETAYFLDLVVKSDKPVVLVGSMRPGTAMSADGPLNLYRAVILAGTKEAVGKGVMVMLNDTINAGREVTKTITDRVDTFQAPIIGALGVFTGDKPVFYRQSLRKNTTATEFDVTNLTTLPRVDIVYHYAGNAGTMIDAAVHADAKGIVHAGTGDGSIGKAEYPAIENALKKGVVVVRSARVGSGIIARNGEADDDKYGFIASDNLNPQKARILLMLALTKTNDVKEIQRMFWEY; this is encoded by the coding sequence ATTAACAAACGTATCCTAGGAATTTTCATTACATTATGTCTACTAGTTTTTAGCTTTCAAGCTGTCGCGTTTGCAGCAGAGACCCAAGCAAAACCGAATATTGTAATTCTTGCGACTGGAGGCACCATTGCAGGTGCAGGTGTTACTAGTACCACAACAGTAGGTTACACCGCTGCTGTAACCCCGGTAGACAAGCTTATTTCCAACGTTCCTGAGCTTACAAAGGTTGCAAATGTAAGTGGAGAGCAAGTGGCTCAAATTGCTAGTGAAAGCATGACAATGGACATTTGGCTTACTTTAGCAAAACGTGTTAATCAACTTCTTGCTCAAGATAATGTAGATGGTATTGTTATTACTCATGGTACTGATACATTAGAAGAAACTGCATATTTCCTTGATTTAGTGGTAAAAAGTGATAAACCTGTTGTCCTAGTTGGATCCATGCGCCCTGGAACTGCTATGAGTGCTGATGGTCCTCTCAACCTGTACCGTGCTGTAATTCTTGCTGGTACAAAGGAAGCTGTTGGTAAAGGTGTAATGGTTATGCTTAACGATACCATTAATGCTGGCCGGGAAGTAACGAAGACAATTACAGACCGCGTAGATACCTTCCAAGCTCCTATTATTGGTGCACTTGGTGTTTTCACGGGTGACAAACCTGTATTCTATCGCCAATCCTTACGTAAAAATACTACCGCCACAGAATTTGATGTTACAAACTTGACTACGTTACCTCGTGTTGATATTGTTTACCATTATGCTGGTAATGCTGGTACAATGATAGATGCTGCTGTACATGCAGACGCAAAAGGTATTGTTCACGCTGGAACTGGTGATGGTAGTATTGGCAAAGCGGAATATCCAGCAATTGAAAATGCTCTTAAAAAAGGTGTAGTAGTAGTAAGAAGTGCTCGCGTCGGCAGCGGCATTATTGCTCGCAATGGGGAAGCAGATGATGATAAATATGGTTTCATCGCTAGCGATAACTTAAATCCTCAAAAGGCTCGCATATTATTGATGCTAGCGCTCACCAAAACAAATGATGTAAAAGAAATCCAACGGATGTTTTGGGAATATTAA
- a CDS encoding GntR family transcriptional regulator gives MILQRVGIPIYLQIKSYVLDKIKSGEYLPGTKIPTERELSTILQVSRNTVSAAYKELLLEGVLEAQQGRGTYVKNTTDAANDTVVGGKRERLVKIIDEAMSKVVELGFTVDQFAAIASIRAIEKNQAVKELRVAVVDCASEYIQRFINQIGQIANVRFETVILSELVAGKIPIELLQACDLVVTTLVHQTTVVGLMGNAHKVIGVATVPNLEAVIKLARLPANTQVPIVAKSNEFVANLKKLLEKTAINHLDFKVIQSSDYAEVSAFIADYEVVIVSEEREMLVRQMVSDVHEVITFYYEIDRGSLNQVMMKLISQAL, from the coding sequence ATGATTTTACAGCGAGTGGGTATTCCAATCTATTTGCAGATTAAAAGTTATGTTTTGGACAAAATAAAATCTGGAGAGTATCTTCCTGGAACCAAGATTCCAACTGAACGAGAATTATCCACTATATTACAGGTCAGTCGGAATACTGTGAGTGCCGCTTATAAGGAATTGCTGCTGGAAGGTGTACTAGAAGCACAGCAAGGGCGAGGAACTTATGTAAAAAACACTACTGATGCTGCAAACGACACAGTAGTGGGTGGCAAAAGAGAACGACTGGTTAAAATTATTGATGAGGCAATGTCCAAAGTAGTAGAACTAGGTTTTACAGTGGATCAATTTGCTGCTATTGCCAGTATACGAGCTATTGAGAAAAATCAAGCAGTAAAAGAGCTGCGAGTAGCTGTCGTCGACTGTGCTTCAGAATATATTCAACGTTTTATTAATCAGATTGGGCAAATTGCAAATGTGCGTTTTGAAACGGTAATACTATCTGAATTAGTAGCAGGAAAAATACCTATTGAATTATTACAGGCATGTGATTTGGTTGTTACTACTCTGGTGCACCAAACAACGGTAGTTGGTTTAATGGGTAATGCACACAAGGTCATTGGGGTAGCTACTGTACCAAATCTGGAAGCGGTTATCAAATTAGCTCGCTTGCCTGCCAATACCCAAGTGCCAATTGTAGCAAAATCCAATGAATTCGTAGCTAATCTAAAGAAGTTATTGGAAAAAACGGCGATCAATCATCTAGATTTTAAAGTGATACAATCAAGTGACTATGCGGAGGTAAGTGCTTTTATTGCTGATTATGAGGTAGTAATTGTTAGTGAAGAGCGTGAGATGCTCGTACGCCAAATGGTTAGTGATGTTCACGAAGTTATTACTTTCTATTATGAAATTGATCGTGGATCTTTAAATCAGGTTATGATGAAATTGATTAGCCAGGCACTCTAA
- a CDS encoding histone deacetylase, which translates to MASQKLGLVFFPAFDWAISPAHPEREERLLYTRDQIVEEGLLDMPCIREYKPQIAQYKDLERVHIGVPDLSSLITDAHLVSAGGAIAAADAVMRREVDRAFALVRPPGHHAMRVVHGTRGFCTINIEAIMVEYLRKNYGIGKVAIVDTDVHHGDGTQDVFYHDPNTLFISFHQDGRTLYPGTGFTNEMGSPNAIGTTLNIPLPPGTTDAGLHEVLDHLILPVLNDFKPDIIINSAGQDNHYSDPLANMAITAQGYARLADKLKADIAVLEGGYSIENALPYVNVGIILAMARMDYSKVIEPDIATCPVQSSAVTRSISAIIKERQNMWATKEKLQQEAIAKAGDFWQRGRNIYYDDAGIDERQKEVVRLCPHCSGYVTIETEAYGMFGYKSAYIATIPNQACPTCQKAAYDAVYKAKKQGKQQLYFVQNKMEDRLEIL; encoded by the coding sequence ATGGCTAGCCAAAAGTTAGGATTAGTTTTTTTCCCTGCTTTTGATTGGGCTATTAGTCCAGCTCACCCTGAGCGCGAAGAACGGTTGTTATATACTAGGGACCAAATTGTAGAAGAGGGTTTGCTCGACATGCCCTGTATAAGAGAATATAAACCCCAAATAGCGCAGTATAAAGATTTGGAGCGAGTACATATTGGTGTTCCAGATTTATCGTCACTTATTACCGATGCTCATCTTGTTTCTGCGGGCGGGGCTATTGCCGCTGCAGATGCAGTAATGAGGCGCGAAGTGGATAGAGCATTTGCTCTAGTGCGCCCGCCAGGACATCATGCTATGCGTGTGGTCCATGGTACGAGAGGGTTTTGTACAATTAATATTGAGGCAATTATGGTGGAGTATTTACGGAAAAATTATGGCATTGGTAAGGTTGCTATTGTAGATACTGATGTACATCATGGAGATGGCACCCAAGATGTTTTTTATCATGATCCTAATACCTTGTTCATTTCCTTTCATCAAGATGGACGTACACTGTATCCGGGAACTGGTTTTACTAATGAAATGGGTAGTCCCAATGCAATTGGTACGACTTTAAATATTCCCCTGCCGCCTGGAACTACAGATGCTGGCCTTCACGAGGTACTGGATCATTTAATTTTGCCAGTCCTAAATGACTTTAAACCGGATATTATTATTAACTCGGCTGGGCAAGATAATCATTATAGTGATCCCTTAGCGAATATGGCAATTACGGCGCAAGGGTATGCTAGGCTTGCAGATAAATTAAAGGCAGATATTGCAGTATTAGAAGGGGGGTATTCGATTGAGAATGCTCTGCCTTACGTGAATGTAGGAATTATATTGGCGATGGCTAGAATGGACTATAGTAAAGTCATAGAGCCTGATATTGCTACTTGCCCCGTCCAATCTTCTGCTGTCACTCGCTCCATATCTGCTATAATAAAAGAACGACAAAATATGTGGGCAACAAAAGAAAAACTGCAACAAGAGGCAATTGCTAAGGCCGGTGACTTTTGGCAAAGAGGGCGTAATATCTATTATGATGATGCCGGCATAGACGAACGGCAAAAAGAAGTGGTACGTTTATGTCCTCACTGTTCTGGATATGTTACGATAGAAACAGAGGCATATGGTATGTTTGGTTATAAATCTGCTTATATTGCTACTATCCCCAATCAGGCTTGTCCAACCTGTCAAAAGGCAGCTTATGATGCGGTATATAAGGCAAAAAAACAAGGAAAGCAGCAGTTATATTTTGTACAAAATAAGATGGAAGATAGGCTAGAAATATTGTAA
- a CDS encoding sensor histidine kinase, translating to MVSFLEKVNKISNFVKEVWQKKKPLLSTVLLVTLTSIVYIYPFGSYFRFTLAIVLLTTFLLFFEQLPIVSGTVITGLVILIFRTTIDFLSGASGYAGALLTNLPALAYYLSFGSLFYLLSVRDRTDNILELILLLSMTDIISNVVELLFRSELIPAKFALILPSIIVVAVVRAILAIIGYYVLKQYQSFILANEQAERYIEQTLMVAKLKSELFYLEKSSQDIEDVMEKAYLLYTQLNSQKQEIHQAQPLLAEQALGVAREIHEVKKDYYRVKTGIENILKTTSKAQEIKLSDILYIIEQNTIRYLNVINKKISVTYEQTEDFVTDRHYTLVSILDNLLINSIEACGDNGMIRVMETTSKDEVFFCVEDNGTGIDKEEFDLIFNPGYSTKFSPRTGKISTGLGLAHVKDYIELFGGTIRVESNPGICTRFLIALPRSSIIVAGNDMKK from the coding sequence TTGGTTTCTTTCTTAGAAAAAGTGAATAAAATCAGTAATTTTGTCAAAGAAGTTTGGCAAAAAAAGAAACCCTTATTAAGCACCGTGTTGCTTGTAACCCTAACTAGCATAGTATATATTTATCCTTTTGGTAGTTACTTTCGCTTTACCTTAGCTATTGTATTATTGACAACCTTCTTATTATTCTTTGAACAATTACCCATCGTTTCTGGCACAGTAATAACAGGATTGGTAATTTTAATTTTTCGGACAACGATTGACTTTTTATCGGGTGCCAGTGGCTACGCAGGTGCTCTTTTGACGAATTTGCCTGCTTTGGCATATTATCTTTCCTTTGGCTCCTTGTTTTATCTATTATCCGTTCGCGATCGTACCGATAATATACTGGAATTGATTCTGCTTTTAAGTATGACTGATATTATCAGTAATGTTGTAGAGCTTCTCTTCCGCTCAGAGTTAATTCCTGCTAAATTTGCTCTGATTCTACCTAGTATTATAGTAGTAGCGGTTGTAAGAGCGATTTTAGCTATTATTGGTTACTATGTGTTAAAGCAATATCAATCGTTTATATTAGCTAATGAGCAAGCAGAACGCTACATTGAACAGACTCTTATGGTAGCCAAATTGAAGAGTGAATTATTTTATCTTGAGAAATCATCCCAAGACATTGAAGATGTTATGGAAAAAGCCTATTTACTTTATACACAATTGAATTCTCAGAAGCAAGAAATCCATCAAGCCCAGCCATTATTAGCTGAGCAAGCTTTAGGTGTTGCAAGAGAAATTCATGAGGTGAAAAAAGATTATTACCGTGTTAAGACAGGAATTGAAAACATTCTTAAGACAACAAGTAAGGCACAAGAGATAAAGTTGTCTGATATTTTGTATATTATTGAACAAAATACGATACGCTACCTTAATGTCATAAATAAAAAAATAAGTGTGACTTATGAACAAACGGAAGATTTTGTTACTGACAGGCATTATACTTTAGTTTCTATATTGGACAACCTGCTTATCAACTCCATTGAGGCATGTGGTGACAATGGGATGATAAGAGTGATGGAAACCACATCAAAGGATGAGGTGTTTTTTTGCGTAGAAGATAACGGCACCGGTATTGATAAGGAAGAATTTGATTTGATTTTTAATCCAGGCTATTCCACCAAATTTTCACCACGGACTGGTAAAATATCAACTGGGCTTGGTTTAGCTCATGTGAAAGATTATATTGAATTATTCGGTGGTACTATTCGGGTAGAATCCAATCCGGGTATATGCACTAGGTTTCTTATTGCCCTTCCCCGCTCTAGCATAATAGTAGCGGGAAATGACATGAAAAAATAG
- the rph gene encoding ribonuclease PH, giving the protein MNRLDGREAGAMRPVKITRNYLKYPEGSVLIEVGNTKVICAATIEDKVPHFMKGTGEGWITAEYSLLPRSTQVRNVRESARGKVTGRTHEIQRLIGRALRSVVDLKALGEKTIWIDCDVIQADGGTRTAAITGSFVAMVDAINSVYTNNEKPFAVKEFLAAVSIGVVKDTVIADLCYEEDSAAMVDMNVVMTGSGQFVEVQGTGEKRPYSRQELQQMLEVAEKAVEQLIDYQKDILGPLSWKVGREP; this is encoded by the coding sequence ATGAATCGATTGGATGGACGAGAAGCTGGTGCTATGCGCCCAGTAAAGATCACTCGCAATTATTTAAAATATCCTGAAGGATCAGTGCTAATTGAAGTTGGTAATACTAAAGTGATATGCGCTGCTACTATCGAAGATAAAGTGCCCCATTTTATGAAAGGCACCGGGGAAGGCTGGATTACTGCTGAATATTCCTTGTTACCACGCTCTACACAAGTTCGTAACGTTCGTGAATCGGCTAGAGGAAAAGTGACAGGTCGAACTCATGAAATACAACGACTAATTGGTAGGGCTCTTCGGAGTGTAGTTGATTTAAAAGCGCTAGGTGAAAAGACGATTTGGATTGACTGCGATGTAATACAGGCTGATGGAGGTACAAGAACGGCGGCGATAACAGGTTCTTTCGTTGCCATGGTCGATGCAATAAATAGCGTTTATACGAATAATGAAAAACCTTTTGCGGTAAAAGAATTCTTGGCTGCTGTGAGTATTGGTGTGGTAAAAGACACAGTGATTGCGGATCTATGTTATGAGGAAGATTCGGCAGCCATGGTAGATATGAATGTTGTAATGACTGGGAGTGGACAGTTTGTAGAGGTGCAGGGTACAGGAGAGAAACGTCCCTATAGCCGTCAAGAGTTACAGCAAATGCTCGAGGTTGCTGAAAAGGCGGTTGAACAGCTAATTGATTATCAAAAAGATATATTAGGGCCCTTGTCATGGAAGGTAGGACGTGAGCCATGA
- a CDS encoding response regulator — protein sequence MSLRFVIVDDDAGICRILQRIIKQNELGVVIEECNDGLKGEKVIKECQPDIALVDLLLPGQDGVKLIEKVTAAGTNTSFIMVSEATSEQLITQAYEAGIEFFIHKPINVIETVSVINKVREHRKLKQLMSLMQETISQFSHARPVDEGAKNTQKSRIYKVFSDLGIIGEAGVKDIYRMVQLLTKQGTESKSYQLIDIYQEMAEELEQDAKSIEQRVRRTTMKGLHNLANVGIDDYYNETFQSHSSSLFDFKEVRQEMNFIQGKSQYRGKINVKKFIEGLLFLAEH from the coding sequence ATGTCCTTACGTTTTGTAATTGTGGATGATGATGCTGGTATCTGTAGGATACTTCAACGAATTATTAAACAAAATGAACTAGGAGTCGTAATTGAGGAGTGCAATGATGGACTAAAAGGGGAAAAAGTGATAAAAGAATGTCAGCCTGACATTGCACTAGTTGATTTACTGCTGCCAGGACAAGATGGCGTAAAATTAATTGAAAAAGTGACAGCAGCTGGTACGAACACTTCTTTTATTATGGTTTCAGAGGCTACTAGTGAACAGTTAATTACCCAGGCTTACGAAGCTGGGATTGAGTTTTTTATACATAAACCAATTAATGTCATTGAAACTGTTTCTGTTATTAATAAAGTGCGAGAGCATCGAAAGTTAAAGCAACTCATGTCTTTAATGCAAGAGACCATTTCACAGTTTTCCCATGCTCGACCAGTGGATGAGGGAGCTAAAAATACACAAAAGAGCCGTATTTACAAAGTGTTCTCGGATTTGGGAATCATTGGGGAGGCGGGAGTAAAGGATATTTACCGGATGGTACAGTTACTTACGAAGCAAGGGACAGAAAGCAAGTCTTATCAGTTGATTGATATTTATCAGGAGATGGCAGAAGAACTAGAACAAGATGCAAAGTCTATTGAACAACGTGTCCGCCGTACCACAATGAAAGGCCTACACAACCTTGCCAATGTAGGTATTGATGATTACTATAATGAAACATTTCAATCCCATAGTTCTTCCTTATTTGACTTCAAAGAGGTAAGGCAAGAAATGAATTTTATTCAAGGAAAAAGTCAATATCGTGGCAAAATCAACGTAAAGAAGTTTATTGAAGGTTTATTGTTTCTCGCTGAACATTAA